The following are encoded in a window of Maylandia zebra isolate NMK-2024a linkage group LG5, Mzebra_GT3a, whole genome shotgun sequence genomic DNA:
- the cfap20dc gene encoding protein CFAP20DC isoform X6: protein MFRNNYQGGAVVEIFSGQGKDPAAKWKLCGGPSAIYKEYNKEVKGCVYCLDGSSQTVKMQMPENGKMSLGLLQRFLVLQVNVSHGHDFSAELVITDSEGLKRRLHLSTVHKEVSATLLHAKIPFVGLKRNVWSTLCIDLVSLSGELFKGFLTLDGITLFATCKVRRIFTVRTEHAGMSDDDMFRSGAGLMDLIPRSCQFPPDVNQVIQVFNRENVRKTDLRTGLSNSDCVPTTARSTCYRRTRPQGILHTASGSRASGPPLLTGRKSKGSSRMNQKVTTESQSITNQSENLSHGEPSHILNEAFVMLKVHYVGASGSLQPHPPKKRAVDKKGSKKLRVISAGGEKQTSSNECHTPAKESSALMVTESQLCSVQQGLPSDLKVWNSWESNEGSEPQLTLQKEVFTFSSQPHSPKRGQGQGDQEKMEMGDNQVQSKIGRRYDVQPEDDFIGSESDEDNNFTMFQHQQTSGSNLTSPRTQLEGHPGSHNVNLTPPRNTSMQPHSSGKAEPGLFPTRCFSPNGLEQKRGPRVSEKVNRVLDVSSSISVCRRLLQEVKLDDSKQHKVISVLLVINLKEEEDETLKPVDSSHCDSDLLGSPQTQDDEELRMLASLKREQEEDECKASGLSASQIHRCNVSIGMSSDDTSTWTHISLGMDGCAQPSYYASQPAEKVRQHMEQWGKSSQRRR, encoded by the exons ATGTTCAGGAATAATTATCAG GGTGGAGCTGTGGTTGAGATCTTCAGTGGACAAGGAAAAGACCCTGCGGCTAAATGGAAACTCTGCGGAGGGCCGTCAGCCATATATAAa GAGTATAATAAAGAAGTCAAAGGATGTGTTTACTGTCTGGATGGAAGCAGCCAGACAGTCAAGATGCAAATGCCAGAGAATGGCAAAATGTCTC ttGGACTTCTCCAAAGATTTTTGGTGCTTCAAGTCAATGTTTCTCACGGTCATGACTTTTCTGCTGAGCTTGT GATAACTGATTCAGAGGGCCTAAAAAGAAGACTCCACTTATcaacagtgcataaagaggtGTCTGCCACACTTTTGCATGCAAAGATACCTTTTGTTGGACTGAAACGCAATGTT TGGTCAACATTATGCATCGACCTTGTATCACTGAGCGGTGAACTGTTCAAGGGATTTTTGACACTGGATGGCATCACGTTGTTCGCTACCTGCAAAGTCCGGAGAATCTTCACTGTAAGAACGGAGCATGCAGGAATGTCAGATGATG ACATGTTTCGCAGTGGAGCTGGTCTAATGGACTTAATCCCACGCAGTTGCCAGTTCCCACCAGACGTGAACCAAGTCATTCAGGTGTTCAACAGGGAAAATGTGCGAAAGACAGATTTGAGGACTGGTCTTTCTAACTCTGACTGTG TTCCTACCACTGCCAGATCAACCTGTTATCGGAGAACCAGGCCCCagggcattttacacacagccTCAGGCTCCAGAGCCTCTGGACCACCTCTCCTAACTGGAAGAAAAAGCAAG GGATCGAGTAGAATGAACCAAAAGGTTACTACAGAAAGTCAGAGCATTACCAACCAGAGTGAGAATTTATCACATGGAGAACCTTCCCACATTCTCAATGAGG CTTTTGTAATGTTGAAAGTACATTATGTAGGAGCATCTGGCAGTTTACAGCCACATCCCCCTAAAAAAAGAGCAGTTGACAAGAAGGGATCTAAGAAGCTGAGAGTCATCAGTGCTGGAGGAGAAAAGCAAACATCATCAA ATGAGTGTCACACTCCTGCAAAGGAAAGTTCAGCACTCATGGTCACAGAGTCTCAACTGTGCTCTGTGCAGCAAGGTTTGCCTTCTGACCTGAAGGTCTGGAACAGCTGGGAGAGTAATGAAGGGTCTGAGCCTCAGCTCACTCTGCAAAAGGAGGTGTTCACTTTCTCATCCCAGCCTCACTCACCCAAACGAGGACAAGGCCAGGGTGACCAGGAGAAGATGGAGATGGGAGATAATCAGGTTCAGAGCAAGATTGGGAGGCGGTATGATGTCCAGCCCGAGGATGACTTTATTGGCAGTGAAAGTGATGAG GATAACAACTTCACCATGTTCCAACATCAACAAACAAGTGGGTCCAATCTTACATCTCCCAGAACACAACTTGAAGGTCACCCTGGATCTCATAATGTGAACCTAACACCTCCACGTAACACCAGTATGCAGCCTCATTCCAGTGGGAAAGCTGAACCTGGGCTGTTTCCCACACGGTGCTTCTCACCTAATGGACTGGAACAGAAGCGTGGTCCAAGAGTTTCAGAGAAAGTAAACCGGGTTCTTGATGTGAGCAGCAGCATATCAGTTTGTAGAAGACTCCTGCAAGAAGTCAAATTGGATGATTCAAAACAGCACAAG GTAATCTCCGTTTTATTGGTGATAAATTTgaaggaggaagaagatgagACACTAAAGCCTGTTGATTCCAGTCATTGCGACTCGGACCTGCTCGGCAGTCCGCAGACACAAGATGATGAGGAGCTTCGAATGCTGGCTAGCCTAAAaagagagcaagaggaagatgaaTGTAAAGCCTCGGGCCTCAGTGCATCTCAGATCCACCGGTGTAATGTCAGCATCGGCATGAGCAGTGACGATACTTCTACATGGACCCACATCTCTCTG
- the cfap20dc gene encoding protein CFAP20DC isoform X5 produces MFRNNYQGGAVVEIFSGQGKDPAAKWKLCGGPSAIYKEYNKEVKGCVYCLDGSSQTVKMQMPENGKMSLGLLQRFLVLQVNVSHGHDFSAELVITDSEGLKRRLHLSTVHKEVSATLLHAKIPFVGLKRNVWSTLCIDLVSLSGELFKGFLTLDGITLFATCKVRRIFTVRTEHAGMSDDDMFRSGAGLMDLIPRSCQFPPDVNQVIQVFNRENVRKTDLRTGLSNSDCVPTTARSTCYRRTRPQGILHTASGSRASGPPLLTGRKSKGSSRMNQKVTTESQSITNQSENLSHGEPSHILNEAFVMLKVHYVGASGSLQPHPPKKRAVDKKGSKKLRVISAGGEKQTSSNECHTPAKESSALMVTESQLCSVQQGLPSDLKVWNSWESNEGSEPQLTLQKEVFTFSSQPHSPKRGQGQGDQEKMEMGDNQVQSKIGRRYDVQPEDDFIGSESDEDNNFTMFQHQQTSGSNLTSPRTQLEGHPGSHNVNLTPPRNTSMQPHSSGKAEPGLFPTRCFSPNGLEQKRGPRVSEKVNRVLDVSSSISVCRRLLQEVKLDDSKQHKVISVLLVINLKEEEDETLKPVDSSHCDSDLLGSPQTQDDEELRMLASLKREQEEDECKASGLSASQIHRCNVSIGMSSDDTSTWTHISLPTNQGHHYQTEMNPFLQSNPREWMDVLSPPIMPPSQQRRRR; encoded by the exons ATGTTCAGGAATAATTATCAG GGTGGAGCTGTGGTTGAGATCTTCAGTGGACAAGGAAAAGACCCTGCGGCTAAATGGAAACTCTGCGGAGGGCCGTCAGCCATATATAAa GAGTATAATAAAGAAGTCAAAGGATGTGTTTACTGTCTGGATGGAAGCAGCCAGACAGTCAAGATGCAAATGCCAGAGAATGGCAAAATGTCTC ttGGACTTCTCCAAAGATTTTTGGTGCTTCAAGTCAATGTTTCTCACGGTCATGACTTTTCTGCTGAGCTTGT GATAACTGATTCAGAGGGCCTAAAAAGAAGACTCCACTTATcaacagtgcataaagaggtGTCTGCCACACTTTTGCATGCAAAGATACCTTTTGTTGGACTGAAACGCAATGTT TGGTCAACATTATGCATCGACCTTGTATCACTGAGCGGTGAACTGTTCAAGGGATTTTTGACACTGGATGGCATCACGTTGTTCGCTACCTGCAAAGTCCGGAGAATCTTCACTGTAAGAACGGAGCATGCAGGAATGTCAGATGATG ACATGTTTCGCAGTGGAGCTGGTCTAATGGACTTAATCCCACGCAGTTGCCAGTTCCCACCAGACGTGAACCAAGTCATTCAGGTGTTCAACAGGGAAAATGTGCGAAAGACAGATTTGAGGACTGGTCTTTCTAACTCTGACTGTG TTCCTACCACTGCCAGATCAACCTGTTATCGGAGAACCAGGCCCCagggcattttacacacagccTCAGGCTCCAGAGCCTCTGGACCACCTCTCCTAACTGGAAGAAAAAGCAAG GGATCGAGTAGAATGAACCAAAAGGTTACTACAGAAAGTCAGAGCATTACCAACCAGAGTGAGAATTTATCACATGGAGAACCTTCCCACATTCTCAATGAGG CTTTTGTAATGTTGAAAGTACATTATGTAGGAGCATCTGGCAGTTTACAGCCACATCCCCCTAAAAAAAGAGCAGTTGACAAGAAGGGATCTAAGAAGCTGAGAGTCATCAGTGCTGGAGGAGAAAAGCAAACATCATCAA ATGAGTGTCACACTCCTGCAAAGGAAAGTTCAGCACTCATGGTCACAGAGTCTCAACTGTGCTCTGTGCAGCAAGGTTTGCCTTCTGACCTGAAGGTCTGGAACAGCTGGGAGAGTAATGAAGGGTCTGAGCCTCAGCTCACTCTGCAAAAGGAGGTGTTCACTTTCTCATCCCAGCCTCACTCACCCAAACGAGGACAAGGCCAGGGTGACCAGGAGAAGATGGAGATGGGAGATAATCAGGTTCAGAGCAAGATTGGGAGGCGGTATGATGTCCAGCCCGAGGATGACTTTATTGGCAGTGAAAGTGATGAG GATAACAACTTCACCATGTTCCAACATCAACAAACAAGTGGGTCCAATCTTACATCTCCCAGAACACAACTTGAAGGTCACCCTGGATCTCATAATGTGAACCTAACACCTCCACGTAACACCAGTATGCAGCCTCATTCCAGTGGGAAAGCTGAACCTGGGCTGTTTCCCACACGGTGCTTCTCACCTAATGGACTGGAACAGAAGCGTGGTCCAAGAGTTTCAGAGAAAGTAAACCGGGTTCTTGATGTGAGCAGCAGCATATCAGTTTGTAGAAGACTCCTGCAAGAAGTCAAATTGGATGATTCAAAACAGCACAAG GTAATCTCCGTTTTATTGGTGATAAATTTgaaggaggaagaagatgagACACTAAAGCCTGTTGATTCCAGTCATTGCGACTCGGACCTGCTCGGCAGTCCGCAGACACAAGATGATGAGGAGCTTCGAATGCTGGCTAGCCTAAAaagagagcaagaggaagatgaaTGTAAAGCCTCGGGCCTCAGTGCATCTCAGATCCACCGGTGTAATGTCAGCATCGGCATGAGCAGTGACGATACTTCTACATGGACCCACATCTCTCTG
- the cfap20dc gene encoding protein CFAP20DC isoform X7: MFRNNYQGGAVVEIFSGQGKDPAAKWKLCGGPSAIYKEYNKEVKGCVYCLDGSSQTVKMQMPENGKMSLGLLQRFLVLQVNVSHGHDFSAELVITDSEGLKRRLHLSTVHKEVSATLLHAKIPFVGLKRNVWSTLCIDLVSLSGELFKGFLTLDGITLFATCKVRRIFTVRTEHAGMSDDDMFRSGAGLMDLIPRSCQFPPDVNQVIQVFNRENVRKTDLRTGLSNSDCVPTTARSTCYRRTRPQGILHTASGSRASGPPLLTGRKSKGSSRMNQKVTTESQSITNQSENLSHGEPSHILNEAFVMLKVHYVGASGSLQPHPPKKRAVDKKGSKKLRVISAGGEKQTSSNECHTPAKESSALMVTESQLCSVQQGLPSDLKVWNSWESNEGSEPQLTLQKEVFTFSSQPHSPKRGQGQGDQEKMEMGDNQVQSKIGRRYDVQPEDDFIGSESDEDNNFTMFQHQQTSGSNLTSPRTQLEGHPGSHNVNLTPPRNTSMQPHSSGKAEPGLFPTRCFSPNGLEQKRGPRVSEKVNRVLDVSSSISVCRRLLQEVKLDDSKQHKVISVLLVINLKEEEDETLKPVDSSHCDSDLLGSPQTQDDEELRMLASLKREQEEDECKASGLSASQIHRCNVSIGMSSDDTSTWTHISLGMDGCAQPSYYASQPAEKEEMSQ, translated from the exons ATGTTCAGGAATAATTATCAG GGTGGAGCTGTGGTTGAGATCTTCAGTGGACAAGGAAAAGACCCTGCGGCTAAATGGAAACTCTGCGGAGGGCCGTCAGCCATATATAAa GAGTATAATAAAGAAGTCAAAGGATGTGTTTACTGTCTGGATGGAAGCAGCCAGACAGTCAAGATGCAAATGCCAGAGAATGGCAAAATGTCTC ttGGACTTCTCCAAAGATTTTTGGTGCTTCAAGTCAATGTTTCTCACGGTCATGACTTTTCTGCTGAGCTTGT GATAACTGATTCAGAGGGCCTAAAAAGAAGACTCCACTTATcaacagtgcataaagaggtGTCTGCCACACTTTTGCATGCAAAGATACCTTTTGTTGGACTGAAACGCAATGTT TGGTCAACATTATGCATCGACCTTGTATCACTGAGCGGTGAACTGTTCAAGGGATTTTTGACACTGGATGGCATCACGTTGTTCGCTACCTGCAAAGTCCGGAGAATCTTCACTGTAAGAACGGAGCATGCAGGAATGTCAGATGATG ACATGTTTCGCAGTGGAGCTGGTCTAATGGACTTAATCCCACGCAGTTGCCAGTTCCCACCAGACGTGAACCAAGTCATTCAGGTGTTCAACAGGGAAAATGTGCGAAAGACAGATTTGAGGACTGGTCTTTCTAACTCTGACTGTG TTCCTACCACTGCCAGATCAACCTGTTATCGGAGAACCAGGCCCCagggcattttacacacagccTCAGGCTCCAGAGCCTCTGGACCACCTCTCCTAACTGGAAGAAAAAGCAAG GGATCGAGTAGAATGAACCAAAAGGTTACTACAGAAAGTCAGAGCATTACCAACCAGAGTGAGAATTTATCACATGGAGAACCTTCCCACATTCTCAATGAGG CTTTTGTAATGTTGAAAGTACATTATGTAGGAGCATCTGGCAGTTTACAGCCACATCCCCCTAAAAAAAGAGCAGTTGACAAGAAGGGATCTAAGAAGCTGAGAGTCATCAGTGCTGGAGGAGAAAAGCAAACATCATCAA ATGAGTGTCACACTCCTGCAAAGGAAAGTTCAGCACTCATGGTCACAGAGTCTCAACTGTGCTCTGTGCAGCAAGGTTTGCCTTCTGACCTGAAGGTCTGGAACAGCTGGGAGAGTAATGAAGGGTCTGAGCCTCAGCTCACTCTGCAAAAGGAGGTGTTCACTTTCTCATCCCAGCCTCACTCACCCAAACGAGGACAAGGCCAGGGTGACCAGGAGAAGATGGAGATGGGAGATAATCAGGTTCAGAGCAAGATTGGGAGGCGGTATGATGTCCAGCCCGAGGATGACTTTATTGGCAGTGAAAGTGATGAG GATAACAACTTCACCATGTTCCAACATCAACAAACAAGTGGGTCCAATCTTACATCTCCCAGAACACAACTTGAAGGTCACCCTGGATCTCATAATGTGAACCTAACACCTCCACGTAACACCAGTATGCAGCCTCATTCCAGTGGGAAAGCTGAACCTGGGCTGTTTCCCACACGGTGCTTCTCACCTAATGGACTGGAACAGAAGCGTGGTCCAAGAGTTTCAGAGAAAGTAAACCGGGTTCTTGATGTGAGCAGCAGCATATCAGTTTGTAGAAGACTCCTGCAAGAAGTCAAATTGGATGATTCAAAACAGCACAAG GTAATCTCCGTTTTATTGGTGATAAATTTgaaggaggaagaagatgagACACTAAAGCCTGTTGATTCCAGTCATTGCGACTCGGACCTGCTCGGCAGTCCGCAGACACAAGATGATGAGGAGCTTCGAATGCTGGCTAGCCTAAAaagagagcaagaggaagatgaaTGTAAAGCCTCGGGCCTCAGTGCATCTCAGATCCACCGGTGTAATGTCAGCATCGGCATGAGCAGTGACGATACTTCTACATGGACCCACATCTCTCTG